In Carya illinoinensis cultivar Pawnee chromosome 9, C.illinoinensisPawnee_v1, whole genome shotgun sequence, the following are encoded in one genomic region:
- the LOC122275963 gene encoding probable galactinol--sucrose galactosyltransferase 2 isoform X1 yields MLKTASLRALGWIPQSWKSRLERIPAQLKKSRVKYPRMQMSLRGSYEPLVLENSKMTVTPKICISNGNLVVHGKTILTGVPDNIVLTPGSGLGLVAGAFIGATASHSKSLHVFPMGALEGLRFMCCFRFKLWWMTQRMGTCGRDVPLETQFMLVESKDETEGGNQDDTPTTYTVFLPLLEGQFRAALQGNDKNEIEICIESGDTAVETNQGLHLVYMHAGTNPFEVITQAVKALEKHMQTFLHREKKKSPSFLDWFGWCTWDAFYTDVTAEGVEEGLQSLTEGGTPPRFLIIDDGWQQIENKPKDADTVVQEGAQFASRLTGIKENGKFQKNGQSNEQVSGLKQVVDQSKQRHNVKYVYVWHALAGYWGGVKPAASGMEHYDTALAYPVQSPGVVGNQPDIVMDSLAVHGLGLVHPKKVFNFYNELHAYLASCGIDGVKVDVQSIIETLGAGHGGRVSLTRSYHQALEASISRNFPDNGCIACMCHNNDGIYNAKQTAVVRASDDFYPWDPASHTIHISSVAYNSLFLGEFMQTDWDMFHSLHSAADYHGAARAIGGCPIYVSDKPGNHNFELLKKLVLPDGSVLRAQLPGRPTRDCLFADPARDGTSLLKVWNVNKCSGVVGVFNCQGAGWCKIEKKTRIHDASPGTLTGSIRAADVELMAQVAGANWNGEALVYAHRSGEVVRLPKGASVPVTLKVLEYELFHFCPLKEITSSISFAPIGLLDMFNSGGAVEHVEVHITLDRKPELFDGEVSSELATSLSENRSPTATIAVKVRGCGRFGAYSSQRPLKCTVGNAETNFNYDHATGLVIFNIPVPEEEMYRWSLEIQV; encoded by the exons ATGCTCAAGACTGCATCTTTAAGGGCATTGGGGTGGATCCCTCAATCATGGAAATCACGTTTAGAAAGGATCCCTGCTCAGTTGAAGAAGTCACGTGTCAAATATCCGAGAATGCAGATGAGCTTACGTGGGAGTTACGAGCCCCTAG TACTTGAGAACTCGAAAATGACGGTCACACCGAAGATCTGCATCAGCAATGGGAACCTTGTGGTTCATGGGAAGACAATACTCACTGGAGTGCCTGATAATATCGTGCTGACTCCGGGTTCAGGTTTGGGGCTTGTCGCTGGTGCTTTCATTGGTGCCACGGCTTCCCATAGCAAAAGCCTCCATGTGTTTCCTATGGGTGCTTTAGA GGGTCTCCGATTCATGTGTTGTTTCCGATTCAAGCTGTGGTGGATGACTCAAAGAATGGGGACGTGTGGGAGAGACGTTCCTCTTGAGACCCAATTCATGCTTGTTGAAAGCAAAGATGAAACCGAGGGAGGCAATCAAGATGACACCCCAACGACATACACGGTCTTCCTCCCACTCCTTGAGGGCCAGTTCCGTGCTGCTCTGCAGGGCAACGACAAGAATGAGATAGAGATTTGCATCGAGAGTG GAGATACTGCTGTTGAGACAAATCAAGGCCTTCACCTGGTATACATGCATGCTGGAACTAATCCCTTTGAAGTAATCACCCAGGCTGTAAA GGCTCTTGAAAAACACATGCAAACTTTTCTTCATCGAGAGAAGAAAAAG TCGCCTTCTTTCCTTGACTGGTTTGGCTGGTGCACTTGGGATGCTTTCTATACTGATGTCACTGCTGAGGGTGTTGAAGAAGGGCTTCAAAG TTTAACCGAAGGAGGGACGCCTCCAAGATTCCTAATCATAGATGATGGCTGGCAACAGATTGAAAATAAACCCAAGGATGCTGATACCGTTGTACAAGAAGGAGCGCA GTTTGCAAGTAGGCTGACTGGAATAAAGGAGAATGGAAAATTCCAAAAGAATGGCCAGAGCAATGAACAGGTCTCAGGCTTGAAGCAAGTTGTAGATCAATCCAAGCAACGTCACAATGTCAA ATATGTGTATGTCTGGCATGCTCTGGCTGGTTACTGGGGTGGGGTGAAGCCAGCAGCTTCTGGTATGGAGCACTACGACACTGCTCTCGCATACCCAGTGCAGTCCCCTGGTGTAGTAGGCAACCAGCCGGACATAGTCATGGACAGTCTGGCTGTTCATGGCCTGGGACTGGTGCATCCAAAGAAGGTTTTCAACTTCTATAATGAGCTTCATGCTTACTTGGCTTCATGTGGGATAGATGGAGTAAAAGTTGACGTGCAAAGCATTATTGAGACTCTTGGTGCTGGCCATGGTGGCAGAGTTTCTCTTACACGTAGCTACCACCAGGCCCTTGAGGCATCAATTAGTCGAAACTTCCCCGACAATGGATGCATTGCTTGCATGTGTCACAACAACGATGGGATCTACAATGCCAAGCAGACTGCTGTTGTGCGAGCTTCCGATGACTTTTACCCTTGGGACCCTGCTTCCCATACCATCCATATTTCTTCTGTTGCTTACAATTCCCTCTTCCTTGGAGAATTTATGCAAACTGACTGGGATATGTTCCAT TCTCTACATTCAGCAGCAGATTATCATGGTGCAGCTCGTGCTATTGGTGGATGCCCTATCTATGTTAG TGATAAGCCTGGCAATCACAACTTTGAACTTCTGAAGAAACTGGTCCTCCCTGATGGTTCAGTCCTCCGTGCCCAGCTACCTGGTAGACCCACCCGTGACTGTCTCTTTGCTGATCCAGCTAGAGATGGGACCAG CTTACTCAAAGTATGGAATGTGAACAAATGTTCCGGAGTAGTTGGCGTGTTCAACTGCCAAGGAGCTGGATGGTGCAAGATTGAGAAGAAGACCCGCATCCATGATGCATCTCCTGGAACCCTTACTGGTTCTATCCGAGCTGCTGATGTTGAACTCATGGCTCAAGTTGCTGGTGCCAATTGGAATGGGGAGGCACTAGTTTATGCCCATAGATCAG GAGAAGTGGTTCGGTTGCCGAAAGGTGCGTCAGTGCCGGTGACACTTAAAGTTCTTGAGTATGAACTATTCCACTTCTGTCCGCTTAAG GAAATCACATCCAGCATTTCATTCGCGCCAATAGGCCTGCTGGACATGTTCAACAGTGGCGGTGCTGTGGAGCACGTTGAGGTCCATATAACTTTGGACAGGAAACCCGAGCTATTTGATGGTGAAGTGTCCTCAGAGCTGGCCACTTCTCTCAGTGAGAACCGATCTCCAACTGCAACAATTGCTGTCAAAGTTCGGGGATGTGGACGGTTTGGTGCTTACTCTTCCCAGCGTCCATTGAAGTGCACAGTTGGCAATGCAGAGACCAATTTCAACTATGACCATGCCACCGGCTTGGTTATCTTTAACATACCAGTCCCAGAAGAAGAGATGTACAGATGGTCTCTAGAGATCCAAGTCTAA
- the LOC122275964 gene encoding pentatricopeptide repeat-containing protein At4g21065-like, with translation MRVLRQIQARLFTRPFPISTLSFALSKIVAFCALSSLGDIDYARRVFSRIPNPGIFSWNSMIRGCSLVENHSRESVYFFKRLVRRGYPCPNTFTLAFVLKACSIISACEEGLQVHTRVFRSGFGSSPFVQTALVNFYAKCEEIGLARIAFDEIPEKNLVAWSTMISGYAKVGLVNEALGLFREMQKAGVEPDEVTLVSVISACAGAGALDIGRWVHAYMEKQMIDIDLELSTALVNMYAKCGCIERAKKVFCEMPVKDAKAWSTMIVGLAIHGLSESALETFSRMEEAKVKPNHVTLLGVLSACAHGGLVSEGRKHWSSMLESRIEPSMEHYSCMVDLLCRAHLVDEACNLVEDMAIPPNPVILRTLLVGCKKNKMLDRGEIIAEQLLELEPLNAENYVLLSSLYASVSQWEKMSHIRKKMKDKGIKAVPGCSFIEVDGFVHEFAMGDQFHPETEELTEILREISEQVRDFGHKPFISDVLHKAAC, from the exons ATGCGAGTCCTCCGCCAAATTCAGGCTCGCCTCTTTACTCGCCCCTTTCCTATCTCCACCCTCTCCTTCGCTCTGTCCAAAATCGTGGCCTTCTGCGCTCTCTCTTCCCTCGGCGACATCGACTACGCGCGCCGAGTTTTCTCTCGTATTCCGAACCCGGGCATATTTTCTTGGAATTCCATGATAAGGGGCTGTTCCCTAGTCGAAAACCATTCAAGGGAGTCCGTGTACTTTTTCAAACGATTGGTTAGGAGAGGCTACCCGTGTCCGAACACGTTTACCTTAGCCTTTGTTCTCAAGGCATGTTCAATTATATCGGCATGTGAAGAGGGTCTTCAGGTTCATACGCGTGTTTTTCGATCTGGATTCGGTTCGAGCCCATTTGTGCAGACCGCGTTGGTAAATTTCTATGCGAAATGCGAAGAGATTGGGCTTGCGAGGATCGCGTTTGATGAAATTCCTGAGAAGAATTTGGTTGCATGGAGTACGATGATTAGTGGGTATGCAAAAGTTGGTTTGGTTAATGAGGCATTAGGTCTTTTCAGGGAAATGCAAAAGGCGGGGGTTGAACCAGATGAAGTTACTCTGGTGAGCGTGATTTCTGCTTGCGCTGGAGCAGGTGCTTTGGATATTGGTAGATGGGTTCATGCATACATGGAGAAGCAGATGATTGATATTGATCTTGAACTGAGTACTGCACTTGTTAATATGTATGCCAAGTGTGGGTGCATTGAAAGAGCAAAGAAAGTCTTTTGTGAAATGCCTGTGAAAGATGCGAAAGCTTGGAGCACAATGATTGTGGGGTTGGCAATTCACGGGCTTTCAGAGAGTGCTTTGGAGACCTTTTCCAGGATGGAAGAAGCCAAG GTGAAGCCAAACCATGTAACGCTCCTTGGTGTTTTATCTGCATGTGCGCATGGTGGACTAGTTTCAGAAGGTAGGAAACATTGGTCAAGCATGCTTGAATCCAGAATTGAACCATCAATGGAGCATTATAGTTGTATGGTTGATCTACTCTGTCGAGCTCACCTTGTTGACGAGGCTTGCAATCTTGTTGAAGACATGGCAATTCCACCCAATCCAGTGATCTTACGAACGTTACTTGTGGGTTGCAAGAAGAATAAGATGTTGGATAGAGGTGAAATTATAGCTGAGCAGCTTCTTGAATTAGAACCACTAAATGCAGAGAACTATGTCCTCCTCTCAAGTTTGTATGCATCAGTTTCTCAGTGGGAGAAGATGAGCCACATTAGAAAGAAGATGAAGGACAAAGGCATTAAGGCAGTTCCTGGGTGCAGCTTCATTGAGGTTGATGGATTTGTGCATGAGTTTGCAATGGGTGACCAGTTCCATCCTGAGACGGAGGAGTTAACAGAGATTCTGAGAGAGATTTCCGAACAGGTTCGTGATTTTGGGCACAAACCATTCATTTCAGATGTACTGCACAAGGCAGCTTGTTGA
- the LOC122276544 gene encoding calcium-dependent protein kinase 32-like has product MGNCCVTPTVADDIKKDKKKSNPFATDYGASHHQANGGSHKLSVLKEPTGPEIKQQYDLGRELGRGEFGITYLCTDRTTSETFACKSISKKKLRTAVDIDDVRREVEIMKNLPKHPNIVSLKDTYEDDNAVHLVMELCEGGELFDRIVSRGHYTERAAAAVTKTVVEVVQMCHKHGVMHRDLKPENFLFANMKETAPLKAIDFGLSVFFKPGERFTEIVGSPYYMAPEVLKRNYGPEVDVWSAGVILYILLCGFPPFWAETEQGVAQAIIRSVVDFKRDPWPKVSDNAKDLVKKMLNPDPQRRLTAQAVLDHPWLQNAKRAPNVSLGETVRARLKQFSLMNKLKKRALKVIAEHLSVEEVAGIKEGFKVLDTSNRGKINIDELRVGLHKLGHQIPDTDLQILMEAGDVDKDGYLDYGEFVAISVHLRKMGNDDGHLRKAFEFFDQNESGYIEIEELRDALADEIETSSEEVISAIMRDVDTDKDGRISYEEFATMMKAGTDWRKASRQYSRERFNNLSLKLMKDGSLKVEM; this is encoded by the exons ATGGGTAATTGTTGCGTAACGCCAACGGTCGCTGATGACATCAAGAAGGATAAGAAGAAGTCAAACCCGTTCGCGACCGACTATGGCGCCAGCCACCACCAAGCCAATGGTGGGAGTCACAAGCTCTCGGTCTTGAAGGAGCCCACCGGCCCCGAGATCAAGCAACAGTACGATCTGGGCCGTGAGCTGGGCCGTGGCGAGTTCGGAATCACGTACCTCTGCACCGACAGGACCACCAGCGAGACGTTTGCTTGCAAATCGATATCGAAGAAGAAGCTGAGGACGGCGGTGGACATTGACGACGTGAGGAGAGAGGTTGAGATCATGAAGAACTTGCCCAAGCACCCCAATATTGTCAGCTTGAAGGACACCTATGAGGACGACAATGCGGTGCACCTCGTCATGGAGCTTTGTGAGGGCGGCGAGCTCTTCGATCGGATCGTCTCCAGGGGCCATTACACGGAGCGCGCTGCTGCCGCGGTAACCAAGACCGTCGTGGAAGTTGTTCAG ATGTGCCACAAGCACGGTGTGATGCATAGGGATCTCAAACCTGAGAACTTTCTGTTTGCTAACATGAAGGAAACAGCACCTTTGAAGGCAATCGATTTTGGGCTTTCAGTATTCTTTAAACCTG GGGAGAGATTTACTGAGATAGTTGGAAGTCCTTACTATATGGCTCCAGAGGTGCTCAAACGGAATTATGGTCCAGAAGTAGATGTTTGGAGTGCTGGAGTAATCCTTTACATCCTACTCTGTGGTTTTCCACCATTTTGGGCAG AAACTGAACAAGGAGTAGCACAAGCAATTATACGGTCTGTTGTAGATTTTAAAAGGGATCCTTGGCCTAAAGTTTCTGATAATGCAAAAGACCTTGTGAAGAAGATGCTTAATCCTGACCCACAGCGGCGGCTTACTGCTCAGGCAGTGCTAG ATCATCCTTGGTTACAGAATGCAAAGAGAGCTCCTAATGTTTCTTTGGGTGAAACTGTGAGGGCAAGGCTCAAGCAATTTTCATTAATGAATAAGCTCAAGAAAAGAGCTCTCAAG GTAATCGCCGAGCATTTGTCTGTAGAGGAAGTTGCTGGCATAAAGGAGGGATTCAAGGTGCTAGATACTAGCAATAGAGGCAAAATTAACATTGACGAGCTAAGAGTGGGGTTGCACAAACTTGGCCATCAGATACCTGATACAGATCTACAAATTCTAATGGAAGCA GGTGATGTAGATAAGGATGGATATCTTGACTATGGGGAATTTGTAGCTATCTCTGTTCACTTAAGAAAGATGGGCAATGATGATGGGCACCTTCGCAAAGCTTTTGAATTCTTTGATCAAAACGAAAGTGGATATATAGAAATTGAGGAGCTACGAGATGCCTTAGCTGATGAAATTGAGACGAGCAGTGAAGAAGTCATTAGTGCCATTATGCGTGATGTGGACACAGACAAG GACGGACGAATAAGTTACGAGGAATTTGCCACAATGATGAAGGCAGGCACAGATTGGAGGAAAGCATCACGGCAATATTCACGAGAGCGGTTTAACAATCTCAGTTTGAAATTGATGAAGGATGGGTCATTAAAGGTAGAAATGTAG
- the LOC122275963 gene encoding probable galactinol--sucrose galactosyltransferase 2 isoform X2 translates to MTVTPKICISNGNLVVHGKTILTGVPDNIVLTPGSGLGLVAGAFIGATASHSKSLHVFPMGALEGLRFMCCFRFKLWWMTQRMGTCGRDVPLETQFMLVESKDETEGGNQDDTPTTYTVFLPLLEGQFRAALQGNDKNEIEICIESGDTAVETNQGLHLVYMHAGTNPFEVITQAVKALEKHMQTFLHREKKKSPSFLDWFGWCTWDAFYTDVTAEGVEEGLQSLTEGGTPPRFLIIDDGWQQIENKPKDADTVVQEGAQFASRLTGIKENGKFQKNGQSNEQVSGLKQVVDQSKQRHNVKYVYVWHALAGYWGGVKPAASGMEHYDTALAYPVQSPGVVGNQPDIVMDSLAVHGLGLVHPKKVFNFYNELHAYLASCGIDGVKVDVQSIIETLGAGHGGRVSLTRSYHQALEASISRNFPDNGCIACMCHNNDGIYNAKQTAVVRASDDFYPWDPASHTIHISSVAYNSLFLGEFMQTDWDMFHSLHSAADYHGAARAIGGCPIYVSDKPGNHNFELLKKLVLPDGSVLRAQLPGRPTRDCLFADPARDGTSLLKVWNVNKCSGVVGVFNCQGAGWCKIEKKTRIHDASPGTLTGSIRAADVELMAQVAGANWNGEALVYAHRSGEVVRLPKGASVPVTLKVLEYELFHFCPLKEITSSISFAPIGLLDMFNSGGAVEHVEVHITLDRKPELFDGEVSSELATSLSENRSPTATIAVKVRGCGRFGAYSSQRPLKCTVGNAETNFNYDHATGLVIFNIPVPEEEMYRWSLEIQV, encoded by the exons ATGACGGTCACACCGAAGATCTGCATCAGCAATGGGAACCTTGTGGTTCATGGGAAGACAATACTCACTGGAGTGCCTGATAATATCGTGCTGACTCCGGGTTCAGGTTTGGGGCTTGTCGCTGGTGCTTTCATTGGTGCCACGGCTTCCCATAGCAAAAGCCTCCATGTGTTTCCTATGGGTGCTTTAGA GGGTCTCCGATTCATGTGTTGTTTCCGATTCAAGCTGTGGTGGATGACTCAAAGAATGGGGACGTGTGGGAGAGACGTTCCTCTTGAGACCCAATTCATGCTTGTTGAAAGCAAAGATGAAACCGAGGGAGGCAATCAAGATGACACCCCAACGACATACACGGTCTTCCTCCCACTCCTTGAGGGCCAGTTCCGTGCTGCTCTGCAGGGCAACGACAAGAATGAGATAGAGATTTGCATCGAGAGTG GAGATACTGCTGTTGAGACAAATCAAGGCCTTCACCTGGTATACATGCATGCTGGAACTAATCCCTTTGAAGTAATCACCCAGGCTGTAAA GGCTCTTGAAAAACACATGCAAACTTTTCTTCATCGAGAGAAGAAAAAG TCGCCTTCTTTCCTTGACTGGTTTGGCTGGTGCACTTGGGATGCTTTCTATACTGATGTCACTGCTGAGGGTGTTGAAGAAGGGCTTCAAAG TTTAACCGAAGGAGGGACGCCTCCAAGATTCCTAATCATAGATGATGGCTGGCAACAGATTGAAAATAAACCCAAGGATGCTGATACCGTTGTACAAGAAGGAGCGCA GTTTGCAAGTAGGCTGACTGGAATAAAGGAGAATGGAAAATTCCAAAAGAATGGCCAGAGCAATGAACAGGTCTCAGGCTTGAAGCAAGTTGTAGATCAATCCAAGCAACGTCACAATGTCAA ATATGTGTATGTCTGGCATGCTCTGGCTGGTTACTGGGGTGGGGTGAAGCCAGCAGCTTCTGGTATGGAGCACTACGACACTGCTCTCGCATACCCAGTGCAGTCCCCTGGTGTAGTAGGCAACCAGCCGGACATAGTCATGGACAGTCTGGCTGTTCATGGCCTGGGACTGGTGCATCCAAAGAAGGTTTTCAACTTCTATAATGAGCTTCATGCTTACTTGGCTTCATGTGGGATAGATGGAGTAAAAGTTGACGTGCAAAGCATTATTGAGACTCTTGGTGCTGGCCATGGTGGCAGAGTTTCTCTTACACGTAGCTACCACCAGGCCCTTGAGGCATCAATTAGTCGAAACTTCCCCGACAATGGATGCATTGCTTGCATGTGTCACAACAACGATGGGATCTACAATGCCAAGCAGACTGCTGTTGTGCGAGCTTCCGATGACTTTTACCCTTGGGACCCTGCTTCCCATACCATCCATATTTCTTCTGTTGCTTACAATTCCCTCTTCCTTGGAGAATTTATGCAAACTGACTGGGATATGTTCCAT TCTCTACATTCAGCAGCAGATTATCATGGTGCAGCTCGTGCTATTGGTGGATGCCCTATCTATGTTAG TGATAAGCCTGGCAATCACAACTTTGAACTTCTGAAGAAACTGGTCCTCCCTGATGGTTCAGTCCTCCGTGCCCAGCTACCTGGTAGACCCACCCGTGACTGTCTCTTTGCTGATCCAGCTAGAGATGGGACCAG CTTACTCAAAGTATGGAATGTGAACAAATGTTCCGGAGTAGTTGGCGTGTTCAACTGCCAAGGAGCTGGATGGTGCAAGATTGAGAAGAAGACCCGCATCCATGATGCATCTCCTGGAACCCTTACTGGTTCTATCCGAGCTGCTGATGTTGAACTCATGGCTCAAGTTGCTGGTGCCAATTGGAATGGGGAGGCACTAGTTTATGCCCATAGATCAG GAGAAGTGGTTCGGTTGCCGAAAGGTGCGTCAGTGCCGGTGACACTTAAAGTTCTTGAGTATGAACTATTCCACTTCTGTCCGCTTAAG GAAATCACATCCAGCATTTCATTCGCGCCAATAGGCCTGCTGGACATGTTCAACAGTGGCGGTGCTGTGGAGCACGTTGAGGTCCATATAACTTTGGACAGGAAACCCGAGCTATTTGATGGTGAAGTGTCCTCAGAGCTGGCCACTTCTCTCAGTGAGAACCGATCTCCAACTGCAACAATTGCTGTCAAAGTTCGGGGATGTGGACGGTTTGGTGCTTACTCTTCCCAGCGTCCATTGAAGTGCACAGTTGGCAATGCAGAGACCAATTTCAACTATGACCATGCCACCGGCTTGGTTATCTTTAACATACCAGTCCCAGAAGAAGAGATGTACAGATGGTCTCTAGAGATCCAAGTCTAA
- the LOC122277239 gene encoding polygalacturonase-like, which yields MALQARLLLPFFIIMLSSAISCYSSTSQPNPVLRHFGHEESGHDSQAYSSYFSNIADGDFKDLIKAVTDALSLKRFVRVGSISSTTSIKTVNVDDFGAEGDGTHDDTEAFMKAWKVACSSQGVVDLVVPQKKYRLKPITFSGPCKSDLTIQISGSIEASDDQSDYGEDGRHWLLFDSVQNLSVEGGGTINGNGKLWWQNSCKINKDLPCKDAPTALTFYRCTNLIVKNLKIQDAQQIHVSFEKCSNVQASKLTITAPEESPNTDGIHVTDTQNIRISSCVIGTGDDCISIVSGSKNLQATDITCGPGHGISIGSLGSGNSEAYVSGITVDGAKLSGTTNGVRIKTWQGGSGSAGNIKFQNVEMYNVTNPIIIDQSYCDQDKPCKKQGTAVQVKNVLYKNIQGTSASEVAIKFDCSKNFPCQGILLQNINLKGQAGDQKTATEALCNSVKLAYAGVVSPRCP from the exons ATGGCCCTACAAGCTAGACTTCTGCTCCCATTTTTCATAATCATGCTCTCCTCGGCCATTTCATGTTATAGCAGTACTTCGCAACCAAACCCAGTACTTCGTCATTTTGGTCATGAAGAATCTGGGCATGATTCTCAAGCGTATTCTTCGTACTTCAGCAACATTGCGGACGGTGATTTTAAGGACTTGATCAAGGCAGTAACTGATGCCTTAagtttgaagaggtttgttAGAGTGGGTAGCATTTCCAGTACTACTTCGATTAAAACAGTTAATGTCGACGACTTTGGTGCTGAAGGTGATGGTACTCATGACGACACGGAG GCATTCATGAAGGCTTGGAAGGTAGCTTGTTCATCTCAAGGAGTTGTTGATCTGGTGGTGCCTCAGAAAAAATACCGTCTTAAGCCAATAACATTCTCTGGTCCCTGCAAATCTGATCTTACAATACAG ATTTCTGGAAGCATAGAAGCGTCTGACGATCAATCGGATTACGGCGAAGATGGCAGACACTGGCTACTCTTCGACAGTGTTCAGAATTTATCAGTTGAAGGTGGTGGAACCATCAATGGCAATGGGAAACTATGGTGGCAAAACTCCTGCAAAATCAATAAAGATCTG CCTTGCAAGGATGCACCGACG GCCCTAACCTTCTATCGATGCACGAATTTGATCGTGAAGAACTTGAAGATCCAAGACGCGCAACAAATTCatgtttcttttgaaaaatgctCCAACGTTCAGGCTTCCAAGCTGACTATAACTGCCCCAGAGGAGAGCCCCAACACCGATGGAATTCATGTCACAGATACTCAAAACATCCGGATATCGAGTTGTGTTATAGGAACGG GTGATGATTGCATTTCAATTGTAAGCGGATCCAAAAACCTGCAAGCCACGGATATAACCTGCGGACCAGGTCATGGAATCAG TATTGGAAGCTTGGGCTCTGGAAATTCGGAAGCTTATGTATCGGGAATAACCGTGGATGGAGCTAAGCTTTCTGGAACCACAAATGGAGTGAGAATCAAGACTTGGCAG GGAGGATCAGGAAGCGCAGGCAACATCAAATTCCAGAACGTAGAAATGTATAACGTGACTAATCCCATAATAATCGACCAAAGCTACTGTGACCAAGACAAGCCATGCAAAAAACAG ggCACGGCAGTTCAAGTAAAAAATGTGCTTTACAAGAACATCCAGGGGACGAGCGCTTCTGAAGTGGCCATAAAATTCGATTGCAGCAAGAACTTTCCATGTCAGGGGATTTTGTTGCAGAAC